From one Pseudomonas sp. B21-048 genomic stretch:
- a CDS encoding methyl-accepting chemotaxis protein: protein MQSMTLGLRELIGGISDGVTQIASAAEELSAVTEQTSAGVNSQKVETDQVATAMHEMTATVQEVARNAEEASEAAVAADQQAREGDRVVGEAIAQIERLATEVGNSTEAMGHLKRESDKIGSVLDVIKSVAQQTNLLALNAAIEAARAGEAGRGFAVVADEVRSLAQRTQKSTEEIEELIVGLQTGTQQVATIMDNSRSLTDSSVELTRRAGSSLESITRTVSAIQSMNQQIATAAEQQSAVAEEINRSVLNVRDVSEQTSAASEETAASSVELARLGAHLQRLVGRFKV from the coding sequence ATGCAGAGCATGACCCTGGGCCTGCGGGAACTGATCGGTGGCATCAGCGATGGCGTGACCCAGATCGCCAGCGCCGCTGAAGAACTGTCCGCCGTCACCGAGCAGACCAGCGCCGGGGTCAACAGCCAGAAGGTCGAGACCGATCAGGTGGCCACCGCCATGCACGAAATGACCGCCACTGTGCAGGAAGTCGCGCGCAACGCCGAGGAAGCGTCCGAAGCCGCCGTCGCCGCCGACCAGCAGGCTCGCGAGGGTGACCGGGTGGTCGGCGAAGCCATCGCCCAGATTGAGCGCCTGGCTACCGAAGTCGGTAACTCCACCGAAGCCATGGGGCATCTGAAGCGCGAAAGCGACAAGATCGGCAGCGTGCTCGACGTGATCAAGTCCGTGGCCCAGCAAACCAACCTGCTGGCGCTCAACGCCGCCATCGAAGCCGCCCGCGCCGGTGAAGCCGGGCGCGGTTTTGCGGTGGTCGCCGACGAAGTCCGCAGCCTGGCCCAGCGCACCCAGAAGTCCACCGAAGAAATCGAAGAGTTGATCGTCGGCCTGCAAACCGGCACTCAGCAAGTCGCGACCATCATGGACAACAGCCGCAGCCTGACCGACAGCAGCGTCGAACTGACCCGGCGCGCCGGCAGCTCGCTGGAAAGCATCACCCGCACGGTGTCGGCAATCCAGTCGATGAACCAGCAGATCGCTACCGCTGCCGAGCAACAGAGTGCAGTGGCCGAAGAGATCAATCGCAGCGTGCTGAACGTGCGTGATGTGTCCGAGCAGACCTCGGCCGCCAGTGAAGAGACCGCGGCGTCCAGCGTTGAGCTGGCGCGGTTGGGGGCGCATTTACAGAGGTTGGTGGGGCGGTTCAAGGTTTGA
- a CDS encoding 16S rRNA (uracil(1498)-N(3))-methyltransferase, producing the protein MNLLLLEEADFITADRAILRDRRLTHMQEVHRSVVGDSLRVGRIGGLMGSAELLRLDADEAELRVTLEQPPPTKLPLTLVLALPRPKMLRRVFQTVAAMGVPRIVLVNSYRVEKSFWQTPFLEPEAIREQLILGLEQARDSVLPEVVIEKRFKPFVEDRLPAITEGTLGLVGHPGNYPPCPRGVDEPVTLAIGPEGGWIPYEIDLLGKAGLQPVQLGERILRVETAVTALLARLF; encoded by the coding sequence GTGAACCTGCTGCTCCTCGAAGAGGCCGACTTTATTACGGCCGACCGGGCTATCCTGCGCGATCGCCGGTTGACTCACATGCAGGAAGTCCACCGCTCGGTGGTTGGCGACAGCCTGCGGGTCGGGCGTATCGGCGGGTTGATGGGTTCAGCCGAATTGCTGCGCCTGGACGCCGATGAAGCCGAGTTGCGTGTCACCCTCGAGCAGCCGCCACCGACCAAGCTGCCACTGACTTTGGTGTTGGCGCTGCCGCGACCGAAAATGCTCCGCCGGGTATTTCAGACCGTGGCCGCCATGGGTGTGCCGCGAATCGTGCTGGTGAACAGCTATCGCGTCGAGAAGAGCTTCTGGCAAACCCCGTTCCTGGAACCCGAGGCGATTCGCGAGCAGTTGATCCTGGGTCTTGAACAAGCCCGGGACAGCGTGCTGCCGGAGGTCGTCATCGAGAAGCGTTTCAAGCCCTTTGTCGAAGATCGTCTGCCGGCCATTACCGAAGGTACCCTCGGCCTGGTCGGTCATCCCGGTAACTACCCGCCCTGCCCTCGCGGCGTGGACGAACCCGTGACCCTGGCCATCGGCCCCGAAGGCGGCTGGATTCCCTACGAAATCGATTTGCTGGGCAAGGCCGGCCTGCAACCGGTGCAACTCGGCGAGCGCATCCTGCGGGTTGAAACCGCCGTCACTGCGCTGCTGGCACGCCTCTTCTAA
- the tatC gene encoding twin-arginine translocase subunit TatC, whose amino-acid sequence MSELPENDQHMPLVSHLTELRTRLLRCVAAIFIIFAGLFAFTQQIYTFVSTPLRQYLPAGATMIATDVSSPFLTPLKLTMMVSLFLAIPVILHQIWGFIAPGLYKHEKRIAVPLLVSSILLFYTGMAFAYFLVFPLIFKFFAAATPAGVEMMTDITSYLDFVMTLFFAFGVAFEIPVAVVLLVWIGVVNVAYLKKIRPYVVIGCFVVGMILTPPDIFSQTLLAVPMWLLFEIGILFGSLISKRGEHPDDQPADDHNDQPPATQA is encoded by the coding sequence ATGAGCGAACTTCCGGAAAACGACCAGCACATGCCGCTGGTTTCGCACCTCACCGAGTTGCGCACCCGTCTGCTGCGCTGTGTAGCGGCGATTTTCATTATCTTTGCCGGGTTGTTCGCCTTCACCCAGCAAATCTACACCTTCGTCTCCACGCCGCTGCGCCAGTACCTGCCGGCCGGCGCGACGATGATCGCCACTGACGTGTCGTCGCCGTTCCTGACGCCGCTGAAGCTGACCATGATGGTTTCGCTGTTCCTGGCAATCCCGGTGATCCTGCATCAGATCTGGGGCTTCATCGCGCCGGGCCTGTACAAGCATGAAAAGCGCATCGCGGTGCCGTTGCTGGTGTCCAGCATTCTGCTGTTCTACACCGGCATGGCCTTCGCCTATTTCCTGGTGTTCCCGCTGATCTTCAAGTTCTTCGCCGCCGCCACCCCGGCCGGTGTGGAAATGATGACCGACATCACCAGCTACCTCGATTTCGTCATGACGCTGTTCTTCGCCTTCGGCGTGGCGTTCGAGATTCCGGTGGCCGTGGTGCTGCTGGTGTGGATCGGCGTGGTCAATGTCGCCTACCTGAAGAAAATCCGCCCGTATGTAGTCATCGGCTGCTTCGTGGTCGGCATGATCCTGACGCCGCCGGACATCTTCTCGCAGACGCTGTTGGCCGTTCCGATGTGGTTGCTGTTCGAGATCGGCATCCTGTTCGGCAGCCTGATCAGCAAGCGCGGCGAGCACCCGGACGATCAGCCGGCTGACGATCACAACGACCAGCCGCCAGCGACTCAAGCGTGA
- the tatB gene encoding Sec-independent protein translocase protein TatB: MFGISFSELLLVGLVALLVLGPERLPGAARTAGLWVGRLKRSFNAIKQEVEREIGADEIRRQLHNEHILSLEQEARKIFTPTQQEPTPVEPVATQTIHAPAAEAIPVVATAEPATPVEPAPPAATPVAPAPHDTTLPPRAP; the protein is encoded by the coding sequence ATGTTTGGTATCAGCTTCTCTGAACTGCTGCTCGTCGGCCTCGTCGCCCTGCTGGTGCTGGGGCCCGAGCGTCTGCCGGGCGCTGCGCGCACCGCCGGCTTGTGGGTCGGGCGCCTGAAACGCAGCTTCAACGCGATCAAACAGGAAGTTGAACGTGAAATCGGTGCCGACGAGATTCGCCGGCAACTGCACAACGAGCACATTCTGTCGCTGGAGCAGGAGGCGCGGAAGATCTTCACGCCGACTCAGCAAGAGCCGACGCCGGTGGAACCTGTAGCGACGCAGACGATTCATGCGCCGGCGGCTGAAGCTATCCCGGTGGTTGCAACGGCTGAACCTGCTACTCCGGTAGAACCTGCTCCTCCTGCGGCTACGCCTGTTGCGCCAGCCCCTCACGACACCACTTTGCCGCCGCGAGCCCCATGA
- a CDS encoding twin-arginine translocase TatA/TatE family subunit has product MGIFDWKHWIVILVVVVLVFGTKKLKNLGTDVGESIKGFRKAMNDDEKPADPTATPAQPVPPVQPQTTQSVNPPHTIDVQAQKVEEPTRKDS; this is encoded by the coding sequence ATGGGCATTTTTGACTGGAAACACTGGATCGTCATCCTGGTTGTCGTCGTGCTGGTGTTCGGCACCAAGAAACTGAAAAACCTCGGTACTGATGTCGGCGAGTCGATCAAGGGCTTTCGTAAAGCCATGAACGACGACGAGAAACCGGCTGACCCGACAGCAACCCCGGCCCAACCGGTTCCACCTGTTCAGCCACAGACCACACAGTCTGTGAACCCGCCGCACACCATCGATGTGCAGGCGCAAAAAGTCGAAGAGCCGACCCGTAAAGACTCGTGA
- a CDS encoding phosphoribosyl-ATP diphosphatase, producing the protein MSDTLTRLAQVLEERKGAAADSSYVASLYHKGLNKILEKVGEESVETIIAAKDAAISGDCSDVIYETADLWFHSMVMLAQLGQHPQAVLDELDRRFGLSGHTEKASRPSA; encoded by the coding sequence ATGAGTGACACCCTGACCCGTCTGGCCCAGGTGCTGGAAGAGCGCAAAGGCGCCGCTGCCGACAGCTCGTATGTCGCCAGCCTGTACCACAAGGGCTTGAACAAGATTCTGGAAAAAGTCGGCGAAGAGTCGGTCGAAACCATCATTGCCGCCAAGGATGCCGCCATCAGCGGTGACTGCAGCGATGTGATCTATGAGACCGCCGATTTGTGGTTCCACAGCATGGTCATGCTCGCCCAGCTGGGGCAGCATCCACAGGCTGTGCTCGATGAACTGGACCGCCGCTTCGGTCTGTCTGGACATACCGAGAAAGCCTCTCGCCCGTCCGCCTGA
- the hisI gene encoding phosphoribosyl-AMP cyclohydrolase, whose translation MKNWLDEIKWDADGLVPAIAQDHKTGRVLMMAWMNREALELTAAENRAIYWSRSRGKLWRKGEESGHVQTLLEMRLDCDADVIILMVEQIGDIACHTGRQSCFYRVFENGDWKTVDPVLKDPHAIYSAGHTHE comes from the coding sequence ATGAAAAACTGGCTGGACGAGATCAAGTGGGACGCCGATGGTCTGGTGCCGGCGATTGCCCAGGACCACAAGACCGGACGCGTCCTGATGATGGCCTGGATGAACCGCGAAGCGCTGGAATTGACCGCTGCCGAGAACCGTGCCATTTACTGGTCACGTTCCCGTGGCAAGCTGTGGCGCAAGGGTGAAGAGTCCGGTCATGTGCAAACCCTGCTTGAGATGCGCCTGGACTGTGACGCCGACGTGATCATCCTGATGGTCGAGCAGATCGGTGACATCGCCTGCCATACCGGCCGTCAGAGCTGCTTCTACCGCGTCTTCGAGAACGGCGACTGGAAAACCGTCGACCCGGTACTGAAAGACCCGCACGCTATCTACTCCGCAGGACATACCCATGAGTGA
- the ubiB gene encoding ubiquinone biosynthesis regulatory protein kinase UbiB — protein MKLLAVRRLLRIQRVVIRYRLDDLLFALPLPWFLLALRYALPWRWFPRKTLDLSRGARLRLALQDLGPIFIKFGQILSTRRDLLPEDIADELMKLQDRVPPFDSQVSIRLIEEQLGKKISEVFSRFDVEPLASASVAQVHAAQLKTGEEVVVKVIRPGLKPIIAQDLAWLFILARAAEKLSADARLLHPVDVVSDYEKTIYDELDLLREAANASQLKRNFDGSPLLYVPQVYWDWCRPKVLVMERIYGIQVTDLATLADQRTDMKMLAERGVEIFFTQVFRDSFFHADMHPGNIFVSTVQPWSPQYIAIDCGIVGSLTPEDQDYLARNLFAFFKRDYRRVAQLHIDSGWVPAETKLNEFEAAIRTVCEPIFEKPLKDISFGQVLMRLFQTARRFNMEVQPQLVLLQKTLLNIEGLGRQLYPDLDLWNTAQPFLERWMRERVSPKALLGNVQSQFEQIPHLANMARDLLERMSQPHANDPPPPWHKRKDDWFLRLLGTAHLAGGTILAAGGPLNDLGHWPAGIMVAVGLYLVVRR, from the coding sequence ATGAAGCTGCTTGCCGTCCGCCGTTTGTTGCGCATCCAGCGCGTTGTGATTCGCTACCGCCTCGATGACTTGCTGTTCGCCCTGCCGCTGCCCTGGTTTCTGCTGGCGCTGCGCTACGCCCTGCCGTGGCGCTGGTTTCCGCGCAAGACGCTGGACCTGAGCCGTGGCGCGCGACTACGCCTGGCATTGCAAGACCTGGGGCCGATTTTCATCAAGTTCGGCCAGATCCTTTCGACACGCCGCGACCTGCTGCCCGAAGACATCGCCGATGAACTGATGAAGCTGCAGGACCGCGTGCCGCCGTTCGACTCGCAAGTGTCGATCCGGTTGATCGAAGAGCAGCTCGGCAAAAAAATCAGTGAAGTCTTCAGCCGTTTCGACGTCGAACCGCTGGCCTCAGCCTCGGTGGCGCAAGTACATGCCGCGCAGCTGAAAACCGGTGAAGAAGTCGTCGTCAAAGTGATCCGCCCGGGCCTGAAACCGATCATTGCCCAAGACTTGGCGTGGCTGTTCATCCTCGCTCGCGCCGCGGAGAAACTCTCGGCCGACGCGCGCCTGCTGCACCCGGTGGACGTGGTCAGCGACTACGAAAAAACCATCTACGACGAACTTGACCTGCTGCGCGAGGCAGCCAATGCCAGCCAATTGAAGCGCAACTTCGACGGTTCGCCGCTGCTCTATGTGCCGCAAGTCTATTGGGACTGGTGCCGGCCGAAAGTGCTGGTGATGGAGCGCATCTACGGGATTCAGGTCACCGACCTCGCGACCCTGGCCGACCAGCGTACCGACATGAAAATGCTCGCCGAACGTGGCGTCGAGATCTTCTTCACCCAGGTGTTCCGCGACAGCTTCTTCCACGCCGACATGCACCCCGGCAACATCTTTGTCAGCACCGTGCAACCGTGGAGCCCGCAGTACATTGCGATCGACTGCGGCATCGTCGGCAGCCTGACCCCGGAAGATCAGGACTATCTGGCGCGCAACCTGTTCGCGTTCTTCAAGCGTGATTACCGTCGTGTTGCGCAGTTGCACATCGATTCGGGCTGGGTGCCGGCGGAAACCAAACTCAACGAATTCGAAGCAGCGATCCGTACCGTGTGCGAGCCGATCTTCGAAAAGCCGTTAAAAGATATTTCCTTCGGTCAGGTGCTGATGCGCCTGTTCCAGACCGCTCGCCGCTTCAACATGGAAGTGCAGCCACAGTTGGTCTTGCTGCAAAAAACCCTGTTGAACATCGAAGGCCTGGGCCGTCAGCTGTACCCGGACCTTGACCTGTGGAACACCGCCCAGCCGTTCCTCGAGCGCTGGATGCGCGAACGCGTCAGCCCCAAAGCCTTGCTGGGCAACGTGCAGAGCCAGTTCGAACAGATCCCGCACCTGGCCAACATGGCCCGCGACCTGCTCGAGCGCATGTCCCAGCCCCACGCCAACGACCCGCCGCCCCCTTGGCACAAGCGCAAGGACGACTGGTTCCTGCGCCTGCTCGGCACCGCTCACTTGGCGGGTGGCACGATACTCGCCGCCGGTGGTCCGTTGAACGATTTGGGGCATTGGCCCGCAGGAATCATGGTAGCGGTCGGTTTGTATCTGGTCGTTCGCCGATAG
- a CDS encoding SCP2 domain-containing protein — protein MLLAGLFASVELGLNRVLRLDSTALPRLAHLSGRVIAVDCRSPALQVFILPSDEGLMLASQWETGADCTLRAPASSLLKLAMNKDKSSVLHDPEVELDGDSGVLLELAAILQDLELDWEYELSRWLGPVATQLVGGHLRSRARWYQQGFTSLNQNLGEYLAEESRALVGQREAEARFNELDQIKLDLERLEARFERLSRSLDPSDNA, from the coding sequence ATGCTGCTGGCCGGCCTGTTCGCCAGCGTTGAACTCGGCCTGAACCGGGTGCTGCGTCTCGACAGCACGGCGCTGCCGCGGCTGGCGCATTTGAGCGGCAGAGTGATCGCCGTTGATTGCCGCAGCCCCGCGCTGCAAGTGTTCATCCTGCCCAGCGATGAAGGCCTGATGCTCGCATCCCAATGGGAAACCGGTGCCGACTGCACCTTGCGCGCACCGGCCTCAAGCCTGCTGAAGCTGGCGATGAACAAGGACAAGAGCTCGGTCCTGCATGACCCTGAAGTCGAACTCGACGGCGACAGCGGCGTGCTGCTGGAACTGGCGGCGATCCTTCAGGACCTCGAACTGGACTGGGAGTACGAACTCTCGCGCTGGCTGGGACCTGTCGCTACGCAACTGGTCGGCGGTCATCTGCGCAGTCGCGCACGCTGGTATCAGCAAGGGTTCACCAGCCTGAACCAGAACCTGGGCGAGTACCTGGCCGAAGAATCGCGCGCCCTCGTTGGTCAGCGCGAAGCCGAAGCCCGCTTCAATGAACTGGACCAGATCAAGCTCGATCTGGAACGTCTCGAGGCGCGTTTTGAGCGCCTTTCCCGATCCCTCGACCCAAGCGATAACGCATGA
- the ubiE gene encoding bifunctional demethylmenaquinone methyltransferase/2-methoxy-6-polyprenyl-1,4-benzoquinol methylase UbiE, with product MTDQRKGSDAEPTTHFGFKNVPESQKAEKVAEVFHSVAAKYDLMNDLLSGGMHRLWKRFAIELSGVRTGNRVLDIAGGTGDLTRKFSHLVGPTGQVVLADINESMLKVGRDRLLDLGVSGNVEFVQADAEKLPFPDNHFDCVTIAFGLRNVTHKEDALRSMLRVLKPGGRLLVLEFSKPTNALMSKAYDAYSFAFMPLMGKLITNDSESYRYLAESIRMHPNQETLKSMMVEAGFDHVTYHNMTAGIVALHRGIKP from the coding sequence ATGACTGATCAGCGCAAAGGCAGCGATGCCGAACCCACCACTCACTTCGGCTTCAAAAACGTACCGGAAAGCCAGAAAGCGGAAAAAGTCGCTGAGGTTTTCCACTCGGTAGCCGCCAAGTACGACCTGATGAACGACCTCCTGTCGGGCGGCATGCACCGTCTGTGGAAGCGTTTCGCGATCGAGCTGTCGGGCGTGCGTACCGGTAACCGCGTGCTGGACATCGCCGGCGGCACTGGCGACCTGACCCGCAAGTTCTCGCATCTTGTGGGACCGACTGGTCAGGTAGTGTTGGCCGACATCAACGAATCCATGCTCAAGGTCGGGCGTGACCGCCTGCTGGATCTGGGTGTGTCCGGCAACGTCGAATTCGTTCAGGCCGATGCTGAAAAGCTGCCGTTTCCGGACAACCATTTCGACTGCGTGACCATCGCTTTCGGCCTGCGCAACGTAACGCATAAAGAAGACGCCCTGCGCTCGATGCTGCGCGTGCTGAAACCGGGCGGCCGTTTGCTGGTGCTGGAGTTCTCCAAACCGACCAACGCGCTGATGTCCAAAGCCTACGACGCCTACTCGTTCGCCTTCATGCCGTTGATGGGCAAGCTGATCACCAATGATTCGGAAAGCTATCGCTACCTGGCCGAATCGATCCGCATGCACCCGAATCAGGAAACCCTGAAGTCGATGATGGTCGAGGCCGGTTTCGACCACGTGACCTACCACAACATGACCGCAGGCATCGTCGCCCTGCACCGCGGCATCAAGCCCTGA
- a CDS encoding polyhydroxyalkanoic acid system family protein, with the protein MAHISVERAHGLGKEAAREKADKLAQKLSEQFGLEPQWSGDTLNLKRSGVKGAVYIGEDSIKVDVELGLLMSAMSSTIKSEIERALDKALA; encoded by the coding sequence ATGGCCCATATTAGTGTTGAACGTGCCCACGGCCTGGGTAAGGAAGCGGCCCGCGAGAAGGCCGACAAGTTGGCGCAGAAGCTGTCCGAACAATTTGGCCTGGAGCCGCAGTGGTCCGGGGATACCCTGAACCTCAAACGTTCCGGTGTGAAAGGTGCGGTATACATAGGCGAGGACTCGATCAAGGTTGATGTCGAACTGGGCCTGTTGATGTCCGCCATGAGTAGCACCATCAAATCGGAAATCGAAAGGGCCCTCGATAAAGCATTGGCATAA
- a CDS encoding phasin family protein, whose product MAKVILKKKVDVETNTLSDVKSYARKIWLAGLGAYTKVGQEGSEYVQELIKAGQTVEKKGKKVVTEKLEAANAEIDEAKSEVSTFKGKVELQLDKVERAFDTRIASALNRIGIPSKHDVETLSAKLDELTALLERVARKS is encoded by the coding sequence ATGGCCAAAGTTATTTTGAAGAAAAAAGTCGACGTTGAGACTAATACGCTGAGCGACGTCAAATCGTATGCCCGCAAGATCTGGCTGGCAGGCTTGGGTGCTTACACCAAGGTCGGTCAAGAGGGTAGCGAATACGTTCAAGAGTTGATCAAGGCTGGTCAAACTGTTGAAAAGAAAGGTAAAAAAGTCGTCACTGAAAAACTTGAAGCGGCCAATGCCGAGATCGATGAAGCCAAGAGTGAAGTAAGCACTTTCAAAGGCAAAGTCGAACTTCAACTCGATAAGGTCGAGCGGGCTTTCGATACGCGTATCGCAAGTGCCTTGAATCGTATCGGCATTCCGTCTAAACATGACGTTGAGACACTCTCTGCTAAGCTCGATGAGCTGACGGCATTGCTCGAACGTGTCGCGCGTAAATCTTAA
- a CDS encoding phasin family protein produces the protein MAGKKTTEKEGSSWIGKVEDYSRKIWLAGLGVYSKIDTDGSKLFDALVKDGEKAEKLTKSAVGKKVDAAKDSASSAKSRISGVKDRALGKWDELEGAFDKRLNSAISRLGVPSRNEVKALHSKVDTLTKQIEKLTGAKVAPVAAKTAAAKPAAKSAAKPLAKAAAKPATKTAAAKPATKAAAKPAAKPAAKTAVAKPAAAKKPAVKKPAAAKAVAPKPAVAAAKPATPVSTANSAAAPTPAVTQTAAPAPSTPTSQS, from the coding sequence ATGGCTGGTAAAAAGACGACTGAAAAAGAAGGCAGCTCGTGGATCGGGAAGGTCGAAGACTACTCCCGCAAGATCTGGCTGGCTGGTTTAGGCGTGTACTCGAAGATTGACACCGACGGCAGCAAACTCTTCGATGCATTGGTTAAGGACGGCGAGAAAGCCGAGAAGCTCACCAAGAGCGCTGTCGGCAAGAAAGTCGATGCCGCCAAGGATTCCGCTTCGTCGGCCAAGTCGCGCATCAGCGGCGTGAAAGATCGCGCACTGGGCAAATGGGATGAGCTGGAAGGGGCTTTCGACAAGCGTCTGAACAGCGCCATTTCGCGCCTGGGTGTACCGAGCCGCAATGAGGTCAAGGCACTGCACAGCAAGGTCGATACCCTGACCAAGCAGATCGAGAAACTCACCGGTGCCAAGGTTGCCCCTGTTGCGGCGAAAACCGCGGCGGCCAAACCAGCAGCCAAAAGCGCTGCCAAACCATTGGCCAAGGCTGCCGCTAAACCGGCAACCAAAACTGCCGCAGCGAAACCTGCAACCAAAGCGGCCGCAAAACCAGCCGCCAAACCTGCAGCTAAAACCGCAGTGGCCAAACCCGCTGCAGCGAAGAAGCCAGCAGTGAAGAAGCCGGCAGCCGCGAAAGCGGTTGCACCGAAACCCGCAGTGGCTGCCGCCAAACCGGCAACCCCGGTGAGCACGGCGAACTCCGCCGCTGCACCGACCCCTGCTGTAACCCAGACTGCCGCGCCGGCTCCATCGACGCCAACCAGTCAGTCCTGA
- a CDS encoding TetR/AcrR family transcriptional regulator, with protein sequence MKTRDRILECALQLFNQKGEPNVSTMEVANEMGISPGNLYYHFHGKEPLILGLFERFQAELTPLLDPPSDVELAPDDYWLFLHLIIERLAHYRFLFQDLSNLAGRLPKLAKGIRNLLNALKRTLASLLAQLKAQGQLVSDTQALGQLVEQITMTLLFSLDYQRILDREGEVRLVVYQIMMLVAPHLLPPIKIATERLALQYLEEHD encoded by the coding sequence ATGAAAACCCGCGACCGGATTCTCGAATGTGCCCTGCAGTTGTTCAATCAGAAGGGCGAACCGAACGTCTCCACCATGGAGGTTGCCAATGAAATGGGCATTAGCCCCGGTAACCTCTACTACCACTTCCATGGTAAGGAACCGCTGATCCTCGGGCTGTTCGAACGCTTCCAGGCCGAACTGACGCCCTTGCTCGATCCTCCGTCCGATGTGGAATTGGCACCCGACGATTACTGGCTGTTTCTGCACCTGATCATCGAACGCCTGGCCCATTACCGGTTTCTGTTCCAGGACCTGTCGAACCTTGCCGGCCGCCTGCCGAAACTGGCCAAGGGGATACGCAACTTGCTCAATGCGCTGAAACGCACTCTGGCTTCATTGCTGGCACAATTGAAGGCTCAAGGTCAGTTGGTCAGTGACACCCAGGCGCTGGGGCAGTTGGTGGAACAAATCACCATGACGTTGCTGTTCTCGCTGGACTATCAGCGGATTCTCGACCGTGAAGGTGAAGTGCGGCTGGTGGTGTACCAGATCATGATGCTGGTGGCGCCGCATTTGCTGCCGCCGATAAAAATCGCGACTGAGCGGTTGGCGTTGCAGTACCTCGAAGAGCACGACTGA